The Hyalangium gracile genome contains a region encoding:
- a CDS encoding amidohydrolase, with amino-acid sequence MTNASTSLFLTLLLSLPASARSALSRDVERHATKVDPKVVEWRRDIHQHPELSHQETRTAQKVADHLRSLGIEVRTGVGGTGVVGILRGGRTGPVVALRADMDALPVTEQVDLPFKSTVRAQYNGQEVGVMHACGHDTHVAMLMGAAEVLASMRATLPGTVKFIFQPAEEASGTGPGGAVAMLRDGAFENPTPSAIFGVHVIGGHPAGHVVYRPGGFMASSDGLTIIVRGRQTHGALPWAGVDPIVVASQIVLGLQTVVSRQVDLTASPAIITVGSITGGVRGNIIPDAVTMKGTIRTFDQAMRQQIHERVRRLAEGIAQSAGATAEVEISTGNGVTYNDPSLVERMRPTVERIAGQKMSPGTQSTTSEDFSAFQARVPGVFLFIGATPEGKDLEEAPANHSPRFFVDERTLPVGVRLLSHLAVDYLSGPQGKGSAAP; translated from the coding sequence ATGACCAACGCCTCCACGAGCCTGTTCCTCACGCTTCTGCTCTCCCTGCCCGCCAGTGCTCGGTCCGCCCTGAGCCGGGACGTGGAGCGCCACGCGACCAAGGTGGACCCCAAGGTGGTGGAGTGGCGACGCGACATCCACCAGCACCCCGAGCTCTCCCATCAGGAAACGCGCACGGCCCAGAAGGTGGCGGACCACCTCCGCAGCCTGGGTATCGAGGTCCGCACCGGCGTCGGAGGCACAGGCGTCGTCGGCATCCTTCGCGGCGGTCGCACGGGTCCCGTGGTGGCACTCCGGGCGGACATGGACGCGCTCCCGGTCACCGAACAGGTGGACCTCCCCTTCAAGTCCACCGTGCGCGCCCAGTACAACGGCCAGGAGGTGGGCGTGATGCACGCGTGCGGCCATGACACGCACGTGGCCATGCTCATGGGCGCGGCAGAGGTACTCGCCAGCATGCGCGCTACCCTCCCGGGTACGGTCAAGTTCATCTTCCAGCCCGCCGAGGAGGCTTCCGGCACCGGTCCCGGTGGCGCCGTGGCCATGCTTCGTGATGGAGCGTTCGAGAACCCCACACCCTCCGCCATCTTTGGAGTGCACGTCATCGGCGGTCATCCCGCAGGCCACGTGGTCTACCGACCGGGCGGATTCATGGCCAGCTCCGACGGGCTCACCATCATCGTGCGTGGCCGCCAGACGCACGGCGCGCTGCCCTGGGCCGGAGTGGATCCCATCGTCGTCGCGTCGCAGATCGTCCTCGGGCTCCAGACCGTGGTGAGCCGCCAGGTGGACCTCACCGCCAGCCCCGCCATCATCACGGTCGGCAGCATCACCGGCGGCGTGCGCGGTAACATCATCCCCGACGCCGTCACCATGAAGGGGACCATCCGCACCTTCGATCAGGCGATGCGCCAGCAGATCCACGAGCGCGTGCGCCGACTCGCCGAAGGCATTGCCCAGAGCGCGGGAGCCACGGCGGAGGTGGAGATCAGCACTGGCAACGGAGTGACCTACAACGATCCCTCGCTCGTGGAGCGCATGCGTCCCACCGTGGAGCGGATCGCCGGCCAGAAGATGTCTCCCGGCACGCAGAGCACCACCTCCGAGGACTTCTCCGCCTTCCAGGCTCGTGTCCCCGGCGTGTTCCTCTTCATCGGCGCAACCCCCGAGGGAAAGGACCTCGAGGAAGCACCGGCCAACCACTCGCCACGCTTCTTCGTGGACGAGCGCACTCTTCCCGTGGGCGTGCGGCTCCTCTCTCACCTCGCGGTGGACTACCTCTCGGGCCCCCAGGGCAAGGGCTCTGCCGCCCCTTGA
- a CDS encoding chemotaxis protein CheW, giving the protein MARPRVLHVDDSEAILAFSRAALGRWYEVDTATRGREALERLSTLRPAALLLDLSMPELDGAEVVARLQVSPEWASLPVIIVSSERARGEALVGRGAVAFLPKPLRADELVRTVDQVIAHTRAASEPGELQVLPMRVGELQLAVPLACVRNVLLLPATRPIPGSPSYLNQYIELHGEPIRVLDLARRFGVPHGVGHLRRKLVVVELHGQRLALCVDEVKDPQEFPASAIHPTEALGGSPSPAFREALYALLQTPEGFLPLLSPEALVAPGRFHEPWLPAQAGAPVSSSS; this is encoded by the coding sequence ATGGCCCGGCCACGCGTACTGCACGTGGACGACAGCGAAGCCATCCTCGCCTTCTCTCGGGCGGCGCTGGGCCGCTGGTACGAGGTGGACACCGCCACCCGCGGGCGTGAGGCGCTCGAGCGGCTGAGCACGCTGCGACCCGCCGCGCTGCTGCTGGACCTCTCCATGCCGGAGCTGGACGGCGCGGAGGTGGTTGCCCGGCTTCAGGTGAGCCCGGAGTGGGCCTCGCTCCCGGTCATCATCGTCTCCTCGGAGCGCGCTCGGGGCGAGGCGCTGGTGGGACGTGGCGCGGTGGCCTTCCTGCCCAAGCCCCTGCGCGCCGATGAGCTCGTGCGCACGGTGGATCAAGTCATCGCCCACACCCGCGCCGCTTCGGAGCCGGGTGAGCTGCAGGTGCTTCCAATGCGCGTGGGGGAGCTGCAGCTCGCCGTGCCCCTGGCCTGCGTGCGGAACGTCCTGCTGCTGCCAGCCACGCGCCCCATTCCGGGCAGCCCCTCCTACCTCAACCAGTACATCGAGCTGCACGGCGAGCCCATCCGGGTGCTGGACCTGGCCCGCCGTTTCGGCGTCCCCCACGGCGTGGGGCACCTGCGACGCAAGCTCGTGGTGGTGGAGCTGCACGGCCAGCGGCTCGCCCTGTGCGTGGACGAGGTGAAGGACCCGCAGGAGTTCCCCGCCAGCGCCATCCACCCCACCGAAGCGCTGGGCGGAAGTCCCTCCCCCGCCTTCCGAGAGGCCCTGTACGCGCTGCTCCAGACACCGGAGGGTTTCCTTCCCCTGCTCTCTCCCGAGGCGCTCGTCGCTCCGGGGCGGTTCCATGAGCCCTGGCTCCCGGCCCAGGCCGGAGCACCCGTCTCCTCCTCGTCATGA
- a CDS encoding ATP-binding protein, translating into MELVLFIGLQGSGKSSFYRERFADSHVLVSKDLWPHARRREARQQRLISEALAAGRSVVVDNTNPTPEGRAPLIAVGKAHGARVVGYAFESRLEDCLARNARREGRARVPEVALYATRKVLRWPSLAEGFDALFFVRFTPEGTTEVTDWRES; encoded by the coding sequence ATGGAACTCGTCCTCTTCATCGGCCTGCAGGGATCTGGCAAGAGCAGCTTCTACCGGGAGCGCTTCGCCGACTCGCACGTGCTGGTGAGCAAGGATCTCTGGCCGCACGCTCGCAGGCGCGAGGCCCGGCAGCAGCGCCTCATCTCGGAGGCGCTCGCGGCGGGTCGCTCGGTGGTGGTGGACAACACCAACCCTACTCCGGAAGGGCGTGCTCCCCTCATCGCTGTCGGCAAGGCGCATGGCGCGCGAGTCGTCGGCTATGCCTTCGAGTCGCGCCTGGAGGACTGCCTGGCACGCAACGCCCGGAGGGAAGGGCGCGCCCGCGTGCCCGAGGTGGCGCTCTACGCGACCCGGAAGGTGCTCCGCTGGCCGAGCCTCGCCGAGGGCTTCGACGCGCTGTTCTTCGTCCGTTTCACCCCTGAAGGAACCACTGAAGTCACCGATTGGAGGGAGTCATGA
- a CDS encoding thioredoxin domain-containing protein: MAHPPSSPSGKSNRLASEPSPYLRQHATNPVEWYPWGDEALARARTEDKPILLSVGYSACHWCHVMAHESFEDPAIAQRMNDWFINIKVDREERPDLDQIYQGVVQLMGQGGGWPLTVFLTPDLRPFYGGTYFPPMDKYGRPGFPKLLEALHDAWVNQRDKVLQQAGDFHEGLGELAAYGLDAAPATLAVADMVKMGERMLRQVDPVNGGFGRAPKFPNPMDVSFMLRAWRRGGSGALKDAVMRTLERMALGGIYDQLGGGFHRYSVDERWLVPHFEKMLYDNALLLHLYAEAEQVESRPLWRKVVEETVEYVRREMTDARGGFYAAQDADSEGEEGKFFVWKPDELKVLPPTQADLLMRHFRITPQGNFEHGATVLEVVVPIAQLAQERGLPVEAVEAELAAARKALFELREKRVKPGRDDKLLAGWNGLMIRGLALASRVFERPEWARLAAGAADFVLSKMWDGTRLVRSYEEGGSRIDGFLEDYGDLAAGLTALYQVTFDAKYLEAAVALVKRAVTLFWDEEKQAWLSAPKGQKDLVVATYSLFDNAYPSGASTLTEAQVALAALTGDKAWLESAERYITRMRQPLDENPMGYGYLALAADAFLDGAAGVTFSGTREQVAPLLSAANRAFAPTFAFGWKEPGAAVPPLLKDIFEAREPVGGLGAAYVCRGFACERPLTDPQALSQRLQAPAHGG; this comes from the coding sequence ATGGCCCATCCGCCCTCGTCCCCGTCCGGCAAGAGCAACCGCCTCGCGAGCGAGCCCTCGCCCTACCTGCGCCAGCACGCCACCAACCCCGTGGAATGGTACCCCTGGGGAGACGAGGCCCTCGCGCGCGCCCGCACCGAGGACAAGCCCATCCTGCTGTCGGTGGGCTACTCCGCGTGCCACTGGTGCCACGTGATGGCGCACGAGTCCTTCGAGGACCCCGCCATCGCGCAGCGGATGAACGACTGGTTCATCAACATCAAGGTGGACCGCGAGGAGCGGCCGGACCTCGATCAGATCTACCAGGGCGTGGTGCAGCTCATGGGGCAGGGGGGCGGCTGGCCGCTCACGGTGTTCCTCACGCCGGACCTGCGGCCCTTCTATGGAGGTACCTACTTCCCGCCGATGGACAAGTACGGGCGCCCGGGCTTCCCCAAGCTGCTGGAGGCGCTCCACGACGCGTGGGTGAACCAGCGGGACAAGGTGCTCCAGCAGGCGGGGGACTTCCACGAGGGGCTGGGCGAGCTGGCCGCCTACGGACTGGACGCCGCCCCCGCGACGCTGGCCGTGGCCGACATGGTGAAGATGGGCGAGCGCATGCTGCGCCAGGTGGATCCGGTGAACGGCGGCTTCGGCCGAGCGCCCAAGTTCCCCAACCCCATGGATGTGTCCTTCATGCTGCGCGCGTGGCGGCGCGGGGGCTCGGGCGCGCTCAAGGACGCGGTGATGCGGACGCTGGAGCGCATGGCGCTGGGCGGCATCTATGACCAGCTCGGGGGCGGCTTCCACCGGTACTCGGTGGACGAGCGGTGGCTGGTGCCGCACTTCGAGAAGATGCTCTACGACAACGCCCTGCTCCTCCACCTGTACGCGGAGGCGGAGCAGGTGGAGTCGCGGCCGCTCTGGCGCAAGGTGGTGGAGGAGACGGTGGAGTACGTGCGGCGCGAGATGACGGACGCGCGCGGAGGCTTCTACGCCGCCCAGGACGCGGACAGCGAGGGCGAGGAGGGGAAGTTCTTCGTCTGGAAGCCGGACGAGCTGAAGGTGCTGCCGCCCACGCAGGCCGACCTGCTGATGCGCCACTTCCGTATCACGCCCCAGGGAAACTTCGAGCACGGCGCCACGGTACTGGAGGTGGTCGTCCCCATCGCTCAGCTCGCCCAGGAGCGCGGGCTGCCAGTGGAGGCGGTGGAGGCTGAGCTGGCCGCGGCGCGCAAGGCCCTCTTCGAGCTACGGGAGAAGCGCGTGAAGCCCGGGCGGGACGACAAGCTCCTCGCGGGCTGGAACGGACTGATGATTCGCGGGCTGGCCTTGGCCTCGCGCGTCTTCGAGCGCCCCGAGTGGGCTCGGCTCGCGGCGGGGGCCGCGGACTTCGTGCTCTCGAAGATGTGGGACGGGACGCGGCTGGTGCGCTCGTACGAGGAGGGCGGCAGCCGCATCGACGGCTTCCTGGAGGACTACGGAGATCTCGCCGCTGGCCTCACCGCGCTCTACCAGGTCACCTTCGACGCCAAGTACCTGGAGGCGGCGGTGGCGCTGGTGAAGCGCGCGGTGACGCTCTTCTGGGACGAGGAGAAGCAGGCCTGGCTCTCCGCGCCGAAGGGCCAGAAGGATCTGGTGGTGGCCACCTACTCGCTCTTCGACAACGCCTACCCCTCGGGGGCCTCGACGCTCACCGAGGCCCAGGTGGCGCTCGCCGCGCTCACCGGAGACAAGGCCTGGCTGGAGTCCGCCGAGCGCTACATCACCCGGATGCGCCAGCCGCTCGACGAGAACCCGATGGGCTACGGGTACCTGGCGCTCGCGGCGGACGCGTTCCTGGATGGGGCCGCGGGCGTCACCTTCTCGGGGACGCGCGAGCAGGTGGCTCCGCTGCTGTCCGCGGCGAACCGCGCCTTCGCGCCGACCTTCGCCTTCGGTTGGAAGGAGCCCGGCGCCGCGGTGCCCCCACTGCTGAAGGATATCTTCGAGGCGCGCGAGCCCGTGGGCGGCCTGGGCGCGGCCTACGTCTGTCGCGGCTTCGCCTGCGAGCGGCCCCTCACGGATCCCCAGGCGCTGAGCCAGCGCCTCCAGGCTCCAGCTCATGGAGGCTGA
- a CDS encoding chemotaxis protein CheB, giving the protein MSPRIRILLAEGSPSLEQALVELIARAPDLELVGHTHDGREALELVHAQHPDVVILDALLPHLDGITLTNQLMTEAPCRILVTTHTSEAGLSFHAKRNGALEVLRKPTSAAGLDAFGEQLLRAIRLMAEVPVVRRRPWRGMSSARTLPAGGRLHGFGVVASTGGPPALATLLSLLRPGVRFPLLIAQHLSGGFTTSLVRWLSDASHLPVELARPGAWPQPGHVYLPPDRHHLTLEPTGQLALEPATEVLYPSGDKLLSSLARAFGALTGGVVLTGMGRDGAAGLRSIHDAGGLTFVQDPDSCVVAGMPKAALRAGATRWSLSLEELATTLRSLAGPLPATHPSGSS; this is encoded by the coding sequence ATGAGCCCACGCATCCGCATCCTCCTCGCGGAAGGCTCGCCCTCGCTGGAGCAGGCGCTCGTCGAGCTCATCGCCCGCGCGCCCGATCTAGAGCTGGTGGGCCACACCCACGATGGCAGGGAGGCGCTGGAGCTGGTGCACGCGCAGCACCCCGACGTCGTCATCCTGGATGCGCTCCTGCCTCACCTGGACGGCATCACCCTCACCAACCAGCTCATGACGGAGGCTCCCTGCCGCATCCTGGTGACGACGCACACCTCGGAGGCGGGCCTCTCCTTCCATGCGAAGCGGAACGGCGCGCTGGAGGTGCTGCGCAAGCCCACGTCCGCGGCGGGGCTCGATGCCTTCGGCGAGCAGCTGCTCAGAGCCATCCGGCTGATGGCGGAGGTGCCTGTCGTGCGCCGCCGTCCCTGGCGCGGCATGAGCTCCGCGCGGACGCTCCCGGCGGGCGGGCGGCTGCATGGCTTCGGGGTGGTGGCCTCCACCGGAGGGCCTCCCGCGCTGGCCACGCTGCTGTCCCTGCTGAGACCGGGCGTGCGCTTCCCCTTGCTCATCGCCCAGCACCTCTCGGGAGGCTTCACCACCAGCCTGGTCCGCTGGCTGTCCGACGCCTCGCACCTGCCGGTGGAGCTGGCGCGCCCGGGAGCCTGGCCTCAGCCGGGCCATGTCTACCTGCCGCCGGACCGGCACCACCTGACGCTGGAGCCCACCGGTCAGCTCGCCCTGGAGCCCGCCACCGAGGTGCTCTACCCCTCGGGGGACAAGCTCCTCAGCTCGCTGGCGCGCGCCTTCGGAGCGCTGACGGGCGGAGTCGTCCTCACCGGCATGGGCCGGGATGGCGCGGCGGGCCTGCGCTCCATCCACGACGCGGGGGGCCTCACCTTCGTGCAGGACCCGGACAGCTGCGTCGTCGCCGGCATGCCCAAGGCGGCGCTCCGGGCCGGCGCCACCCGCTGGAGCCTCTCCTTGGAGGAGCTGGCCACCACGCTGCGCTCGCTCGCGGGCCCGCTGCCCGCGACTCACCCCTCCGGGAGTTCCTGA
- a CDS encoding tRNA(His) guanylyltransferase Thg1 family protein: MNPDELADRMRQGEVFHSLRMLPGAWVVLRVDGRGFSRLTEERYEKPFDARFHEVMVRTASTLLEELQGIYAYTQSDEISVLFRPEWSLFDREVEKLVSISAGLASATFTHGAGAPATFDGRAWLGVDVGAVVDYFRWRQSDATRCALNGWCYWTLRKEGWSVRKATSELDGGTVGAKNELLFQRGINFNELPLWQRRGTGITWERYVKEGVDPRDGRRVPTERRRLKVDSSLPMKEEYEAWIRRVVEDSERRAQGSE; encoded by the coding sequence ATGAACCCAGATGAGCTCGCGGACCGGATGCGCCAGGGCGAGGTGTTCCACTCGCTGCGCATGCTGCCGGGCGCCTGGGTGGTGCTCCGCGTGGATGGCCGGGGCTTCTCCCGCCTCACGGAGGAGCGCTACGAGAAGCCCTTCGATGCCCGGTTCCACGAGGTGATGGTGCGCACGGCCAGCACGCTGCTGGAGGAGCTCCAGGGCATCTACGCCTATACGCAGAGCGATGAGATCTCCGTGCTCTTCCGGCCGGAGTGGTCGCTCTTCGACCGGGAGGTGGAGAAGCTCGTGTCGATCTCGGCGGGTCTGGCGAGCGCCACGTTCACGCACGGGGCGGGGGCGCCGGCGACCTTCGACGGCCGGGCCTGGCTGGGCGTGGATGTGGGGGCGGTGGTGGACTACTTCCGCTGGAGGCAGTCGGACGCCACGCGCTGCGCGCTGAACGGCTGGTGCTACTGGACGTTGCGCAAGGAGGGCTGGAGCGTGCGCAAGGCCACGAGCGAGCTGGACGGCGGCACGGTGGGGGCCAAGAACGAGCTGCTCTTCCAGCGGGGCATCAACTTCAACGAGCTGCCCCTCTGGCAGCGGCGCGGCACCGGCATCACCTGGGAGCGCTACGTGAAGGAGGGCGTGGACCCGCGCGATGGCCGGCGGGTGCCCACCGAGCGCCGTCGGCTCAAGGTGGACTCCTCACTGCCCATGAAGGAGGAGTACGAGGCCTGGATCCGGCGCGTCGTGGAGGACTCGGAGCGCCGGGCGCAGGGCTCGGAGTGA
- a CDS encoding DUF350 domain-containing protein has translation MNLTLVSVGLVKIVFGGLVAALGIWLAFRGLNRLLGTDAVEDLRKGNTAAGIVHASSLLALGLLVQHAIQATFDAMDLTLRTPPFQPLMVGKLMLFALLHVVLSLGVGTAVLAVGVVLFDKMTPGLDELAEVRKGNVALALVLSAILVVIALLTAPGLQAALNGLIPFPQLPDAVLRSPA, from the coding sequence ATGAACCTCACGCTCGTCTCGGTCGGCCTGGTCAAGATCGTCTTCGGGGGCCTGGTGGCCGCCCTGGGCATCTGGCTCGCGTTCCGCGGCCTCAACCGCCTGCTCGGCACGGACGCGGTGGAGGACTTGCGCAAGGGCAACACCGCGGCGGGCATCGTCCACGCGTCCAGCCTGCTGGCGCTCGGGCTGCTGGTGCAGCATGCCATCCAGGCGACGTTCGATGCGATGGACCTCACCCTGCGGACTCCGCCGTTCCAGCCGCTGATGGTGGGCAAGCTGATGCTGTTCGCCCTGCTCCACGTGGTGCTGTCGCTGGGCGTGGGCACCGCCGTGCTCGCCGTGGGCGTGGTGCTGTTCGACAAGATGACGCCGGGGCTGGACGAGCTGGCGGAGGTCCGCAAGGGCAACGTCGCGCTGGCCCTGGTGCTGTCCGCGATCCTCGTGGTGATTGCGCTGCTCACCGCGCCGGGGCTCCAGGCGGCGCTCAACGGCCTCATCCCCTTCCCGCAGCTCCCCGACGCGGTGCTGCGCTCGCCCGCGTGA
- a CDS encoding chemotaxis protein CheV has product MKLLPLHDEVPEEARAELEERAALLRRPPEVADLGTTPVLVVRAGEHRLGLPLSGVESVCSAAPESLTAGLLELREERLPVVDLCSRLNVLPGNTSDELRVVILLARGRRLALSLTARAPHRTVLEAGGFRVHTSASGAQALQLLSWATFDLVVADVSMTEMSDHAFTARLRAQPSTRAMPVLLVSAQDTLAEQEAGLEAGADAFLSKRECRAGRLLDAVEELLARPWVRA; this is encoded by the coding sequence ATGAAGCTCCTGCCCCTGCACGACGAAGTCCCTGAAGAGGCTCGTGCCGAGCTCGAGGAGCGCGCCGCCCTGCTGCGCCGCCCTCCCGAGGTGGCGGACCTGGGCACCACGCCGGTGCTCGTGGTGCGCGCGGGCGAGCACCGACTCGGGCTGCCCCTGTCCGGGGTGGAGTCCGTCTGCAGCGCGGCGCCAGAGTCCCTGACGGCAGGTCTCCTGGAGCTCCGCGAAGAGCGGCTGCCCGTGGTGGACCTGTGCTCGCGCCTGAACGTGCTGCCCGGCAACACCTCGGACGAGCTGCGCGTGGTCATCCTGCTGGCGCGAGGGCGGCGGCTGGCGCTCTCGCTCACCGCTCGCGCCCCCCACCGGACCGTGCTGGAGGCGGGAGGCTTCCGCGTCCACACCAGCGCCTCGGGCGCCCAGGCGCTGCAGCTGCTCTCGTGGGCGACCTTCGATCTGGTGGTGGCGGACGTGAGCATGACGGAGATGAGCGACCATGCGTTCACGGCCAGGCTCCGGGCCCAGCCCTCGACGCGGGCCATGCCCGTGCTCCTGGTCTCCGCGCAGGACACCCTGGCGGAGCAGGAGGCCGGGCTCGAGGCGGGCGCGGATGCCTTCCTCAGCAAGCGCGAGTGCCGGGCGGGCCGGCTGCTCGACGCCGTCGAGGAGCTCCTGGCCCGGCCCTGGGTGCGCGCATGA
- a CDS encoding response regulator, translated as MGRTVLILDDSDSIRYIIRVYLMTLKLEFLDADRAERALRILGASPVDLVIADVNMPGMNGMEFVRRVRADDRDEVRRVPIMLLTADKSPHLETQAAEAGATTLIHKPIGSMALTEVVCHALNIPVPVQDELVSPSAPASSSGSAPGKSVGV; from the coding sequence ATGGGACGGACCGTGCTCATCCTCGATGACAGCGACTCCATCCGATACATCATCCGGGTGTATCTGATGACGCTGAAGCTGGAGTTCCTGGATGCGGACCGAGCGGAGAGAGCGCTCCGGATCCTGGGAGCCAGCCCCGTGGACCTCGTCATCGCGGACGTCAACATGCCCGGCATGAACGGCATGGAGTTCGTCCGCAGGGTGCGCGCGGACGATCGCGACGAGGTCCGCCGAGTGCCCATCATGCTGCTGACCGCGGACAAGTCACCCCACCTGGAGACCCAGGCCGCGGAGGCGGGCGCCACGACGCTCATCCACAAGCCCATCGGGAGCATGGCCCTCACGGAAGTGGTGTGCCACGCCCTGAACATCCCCGTGCCCGTCCAGGACGAGCTCGTGTCACCTTCGGCTCCCGCGTCCTCGAGCGGCTCGGCGCCGGGCAAGTCCGTCGGGGTGTGA
- a CDS encoding ArnT family glycosyltransferase has product MAVPVAQPATVSLRACLALLALGVGARLVLALGTDIYFDEAYYWQWARHLAWGYYDHPPLIAWLIAAVGVRPAALLCGVGTVAAVWGLARDVHGSREAAWRAAALWSVVPAGTMAGVWATPDSPLLLFWALALWALWRERWVLAGLASGLALLSKYPGVLLAVAFLATAVRMRRLPAGAWVTALLGAGLFLPVVLWNAQREWVGFAFQLRHGLGGTGGLASFAEFLGGQLALGGPVLLPLTLVYAVRGPREQFLLRAAAVVPLLFFGYAALRTRGEANWPAAAYVAACVGVAGMRPVWFRAATLSGLAIILAVGSHLLFPLLRFERDVPLARTHGWSVLSALAEPERLFPGTDARSVAVVYAPSYQLASQAVRYAGVTADTAGGGRMSQYDLWPRPEVARGQDALWYSEGREPPEELTARFTTVEGPVELPADFRGRRVHTFLVWRLRDAR; this is encoded by the coding sequence GTGGCCGTTCCCGTCGCCCAGCCCGCCACGGTCTCCCTGAGAGCCTGTCTCGCCCTGCTCGCGCTGGGCGTGGGCGCACGGCTCGTGCTCGCGCTCGGCACGGACATCTACTTCGACGAGGCGTACTACTGGCAGTGGGCCCGCCACCTCGCGTGGGGCTACTACGATCATCCTCCGCTCATCGCCTGGCTGATCGCCGCGGTCGGCGTCCGGCCCGCGGCGCTGCTGTGTGGCGTGGGCACGGTGGCGGCCGTGTGGGGACTCGCCAGGGATGTGCACGGCAGCCGCGAGGCCGCCTGGCGCGCGGCGGCGCTGTGGAGCGTGGTGCCCGCCGGCACCATGGCCGGGGTGTGGGCCACGCCGGACTCACCGCTGCTGCTGTTCTGGGCGCTCGCGCTGTGGGCGCTGTGGCGCGAGCGGTGGGTGCTGGCGGGGCTGGCCTCGGGGCTCGCGCTGCTGTCGAAGTACCCGGGGGTGCTGCTCGCGGTGGCCTTCCTCGCCACGGCGGTGCGCATGCGGCGGCTGCCGGCGGGAGCGTGGGTGACGGCGCTGCTGGGCGCCGGGCTCTTCCTGCCCGTGGTGCTGTGGAATGCCCAGCGGGAGTGGGTGGGCTTCGCCTTCCAGCTCCGCCACGGGCTGGGCGGCACCGGAGGGCTCGCGTCCTTCGCGGAGTTCCTCGGCGGCCAGCTCGCGCTGGGAGGCCCCGTGCTGCTCCCCCTGACGCTGGTGTACGCCGTCCGTGGCCCCCGCGAGCAGTTCCTCCTGCGAGCCGCGGCGGTGGTCCCGCTGCTCTTCTTCGGCTACGCGGCGCTGCGCACGCGGGGCGAGGCCAACTGGCCCGCGGCGGCCTACGTGGCGGCCTGCGTGGGCGTGGCGGGGATGCGGCCCGTGTGGTTCCGCGCGGCGACGCTCAGCGGGCTCGCCATCATCCTGGCGGTGGGCTCGCACCTGCTCTTCCCCCTGCTGCGCTTCGAGCGGGACGTGCCGCTGGCGCGCACCCACGGCTGGAGCGTCCTCTCCGCGCTCGCCGAGCCGGAGCGGCTCTTCCCGGGCACCGACGCGCGGAGTGTCGCCGTCGTCTACGCACCGAGCTACCAGCTCGCCTCGCAGGCCGTGCGCTACGCCGGAGTGACGGCGGACACGGCGGGCGGCGGACGCATGAGCCAGTACGACCTGTGGCCGAGGCCCGAGGTGGCTCGAGGGCAGGATGCGCTCTGGTACTCCGAGGGGCGCGAGCCTCCCGAGGAGCTCACCGCGCGCTTCACCACGGTCGAGGGTCCCGTGGAGCTGCCCGCAGACTTCCGAGGCCGACGCGTCCACACCTTCCTCGTCTGGAGACTTCGCGACGCTCGGTAG
- a CDS encoding restriction endonuclease, with amino-acid sequence MSPHRQSDTEPGAQRLHRTVDIPQADRLENVRQFAAAIRDGIYHPVTLLELLDVDARHFAYYRQAATILGMITRTADSRVALSEQGKSLLATPERSEAERLCFREAIRSARALKPFQSFFEGEDIPFEQVADRLQRLTGLAPSTAERRTQTLFQWRKYIQGDAHRAVGPQVPALTSQLESLIARHNALAKQSFLEWMQKMDPTAFEHLVGRLVQAMNHLEVVVQGGPGDGGVDIRAVKIDQWNHPTHVAIQVKRYSETNSVGRKQVDELIGVMTRERLASGILVTTADFSAQAQKAAAEEPRLQLVNGAKLVDLLARHGVGVKYGKYGEIVLASASEQARTPDSEH; translated from the coding sequence GTGTCCCCGCATCGCCAATCCGATACAGAACCTGGGGCTCAACGGCTCCACAGAACCGTCGATATTCCTCAAGCGGATCGTCTTGAGAACGTCCGGCAGTTCGCGGCTGCGATCAGGGACGGCATCTATCATCCTGTGACGCTCCTCGAGCTACTGGACGTGGATGCGCGGCACTTTGCGTACTATCGGCAGGCCGCGACGATCCTGGGCATGATCACCAGGACCGCGGACAGCCGGGTGGCTCTTTCCGAGCAGGGTAAGAGTCTCTTGGCAACTCCTGAGCGCTCCGAAGCCGAACGGCTGTGTTTCCGAGAGGCTATTCGCTCGGCACGGGCTCTCAAGCCGTTTCAGTCCTTCTTTGAAGGAGAAGACATTCCTTTCGAGCAGGTGGCGGATCGTCTGCAGCGCCTGACCGGACTTGCGCCGAGCACGGCGGAGCGAAGGACGCAGACGCTGTTCCAGTGGAGGAAATACATCCAGGGGGATGCCCACCGGGCGGTAGGGCCACAGGTCCCGGCTCTGACGAGCCAGCTCGAGAGTCTCATTGCGCGTCACAACGCGCTGGCAAAGCAGAGCTTCCTGGAGTGGATGCAGAAGATGGATCCCACCGCCTTCGAGCATCTGGTGGGAAGGCTGGTTCAAGCGATGAACCACTTGGAAGTCGTCGTACAGGGTGGCCCGGGTGACGGAGGCGTGGATATCCGAGCCGTGAAGATCGATCAGTGGAACCATCCGACCCACGTGGCCATCCAGGTCAAGCGCTACAGCGAGACCAACAGCGTGGGACGCAAGCAGGTGGATGAGCTCATTGGCGTGATGACTCGGGAGCGATTGGCCTCGGGCATTCTGGTGACGACCGCGGACTTCTCGGCCCAGGCGCAAAAGGCTGCCGCTGAGGAGCCGAGGCTCCAGCTCGTGAATGGTGCGAAGTTGGTGGACCTGCTGGCCCGCCATGGGGTTGGCGTGAAGTACGGAAAGTACGGCGAGATCGTGCTCGCCTCCGCAAGCGAGCAAGCACGCACGCCGGACTCCGAGCATTGA